A segment of the Chloroflexota bacterium genome:
TCCCCTTGCCCACCTCCCGGGTCGTGAAGAAGGGGTCAAATATCTTGCCCATGTTCTCCGGTTGGATGCCGACCCCATCGTCTTGGAAGGTTATCCTGATGGCGCCATGCACCGTCTCCGTCCTGACCACGATGTTGCCGCGGCGGTGGGCATCCCTTATGGCCGTCTCGGCGTTCATGATCATGTTGAGGAACGCCTGCTGGAGCTGGGTGGCGTCGGCCATGGTTCCCGGCAACTCGGGGTCAAGTTGCCTGGTCGCCCTGATATTGTTGGTCTCCATCTCGTAGGCCCGCAGTTCCAGGGTGGTCTCTATGATTTCGTTGATGCTGGTGAAGGTCCGCTCCGCCTTGCGCTGGCGGGCAAAGGTCAGCATCCTGTTCAAGATGGAGGCCGCCCGTTGCGCCCCCCGGTGGATAATCTCTACGTCTTTCCTGATGGCCTCGGGGAGGTCCTTCCTCATCAGGATCTCCGAGAAACCGAGAACGCCGGTCAGGGGGTTGTTCACCTCGTGGGCGATGCCCGCTGCCATCCCGCCGATGGAGGCAAGATGGCTGGCCAGCTTGGCCTTCTCCTCCAGAAGTTTTTTCTCCGCTTCTGCCTTCTTGAGCTCACTGATGTCCCGGAAGAGGCCTAAGATAAGGTGCCGGCCGCGCATGCTCAACGTCGAAGCGCTGATTGACACCGGAACGACTGTCCCGTCCTTTCTGATAACCTCAGCGTCAAAGTCCGTGGTCTGCCCTTGCTGAATATGTGCAGCAAATTTCTGTCTGTATTTATCGGCTTGGCCCGGGGGGTGAAGTGCCGACTGGTACATGCCTACGATTTCTTCACGGCTTCTTCCGAGCATGGCAGTCGCTTGCTGGTTTGTTTCTAGAATCAGTCCTGTCTCGCAATCAGCGAGAAACGCGGCGTCATTGAGGTTATCAAAGAGATGGCGGTATTTTCTCTCCGACTCTCGCAGTTCTTCTTCTGCCCGCTTGCGCTCGGTGATGTCCCTGGACACGCCCAGAATACCAACAGGCTTACCCTCCTGGTTGCGCAGGACGGTGACCTTCCTCTCCACCCAGACAGAAGAGCCGTCCTTGCGCTTCAACTCAGCCTCCAAAATCCGCGCCCGCCCAAAGCTTTTCGGCTCCCCATCCTCTGGGGCCAGCTCCTCCGCAAGGGCCTCCATGGTGAGTTTGAAAGAAGCCGGAGGCATGATTTCCTCCATCCTCTTGCCCAGGAGTTCCTCCACGGCGTAGCCCAGCAAGGGGGTCACGGAGGGTGTCACAAAGGTGAACCGCAGGCCCATGTCCACCGTCCAGATGACATCGGCCACGTTCTCGGCAAGGAGGCGGTAGCGCCTCTCGCTCTCCCGCAGGGCCTGCTCCATCCGCTTGCGTTTGTGTAGAGTCTGCTGCAGATAGACAAGGGCAAACAACAAAGGCACAATTAGGCCCCGTTCCAAAATTCCGTGGCTCGTTGGGGGCAGGATACCTTTTGCCAGAGAACCCTCATGGAAGACAAAGGCATGGATGACCGAATCAATGACCCAAAAGAGTGCCGCCAGCCCGATTGGCATTAAGAGAGTTCTCGCCCACTCCTCGGCTGCCTGCCCAAGTCTCTGCCACGCCGCCTTGCGTCCGGTGTCCCTTTCGTTGCCAGGGGCATCCCTGGCGACAAGTGCCCTGTCCATCTTGACACTGCTGTCGGTGTTTTTCCCGTCTGAAGGCGTGTTCAACACCCTTGGCACTCCACTGCCTGCAAGTGTAGAGCAGCCAGGGGCAAGAAGTCTCTAGTGAAAAGGTGTTCTTTCCGCACCCGTTCTTCCCCTGGCCTAAGGTACTATACGCGGTTACTGAGGGGCCTTGGTCAGGTAAGGAATGGACAGGGGGCGAGTAACAAGCTCGTGGGGGCCCGGGGAAAGCGCCGGACCTATCCCGCGGTGGGGGCCGCAGAGACGGGCTGGTGCTTGGCCAGGGCCTTTTTGAGGTACTGCCCGGTGTGGGAGTCCTCCACCTTGGTTAGCTTCTCCGGGGTGCCGGTGGCGACGACCCAGCCCCCCAGGTCCCCGGCCCCGGGGCCCAGGTCTATTATCCAGTCGGCGTTCTTGATGACATCCAGGTGGTGCTCAATCACCACCACGGTGTTCCCCGCGTCCACCAGGCGCTGGAGGACGGAGAGTAGGGCGGCCACATCGTGGAAGGAGAGGCCGGTGGTGGGCTCGTCCAGGATGTAGAGGGTGCGGCCGGTGGCCCGGCGGGAGAGCTCCGTGGCCAGCTTTACCCTCTGGGCCTCCCCTCCGGAGAGGGTGGTGGCAGGCTGGCCCAGGCGGATATAGCCCAGCCCCACATCCCTGAGGGTCTCCAGCTTGGTCCTTAACCGGGGGAAGTTCTTGAAGAACTCCAGGGCCTCCTCCACTGACATCGCCAGGACCTCGGCGATGCTCTTGCCCTTGAACTTCACCTCCAGGGCCTCGCGGTTATAGCGCTGGCCGTGGCACACCTCGCAGGGGACGGTGACATCGGGGAGGAACTGCATCTCCACCAGGATATACCCC
Coding sequences within it:
- a CDS encoding PAS domain S-box protein, encoding MDRALVARDAPGNERDTGRKAAWQRLGQAAEEWARTLLMPIGLAALFWVIDSVIHAFVFHEGSLAKGILPPTSHGILERGLIVPLLFALVYLQQTLHKRKRMEQALRESERRYRLLAENVADVIWTVDMGLRFTFVTPSVTPLLGYAVEELLGKRMEEIMPPASFKLTMEALAEELAPEDGEPKSFGRARILEAELKRKDGSSVWVERKVTVLRNQEGKPVGILGVSRDITERKRAEEELRESERKYRHLFDNLNDAAFLADCETGLILETNQQATAMLGRSREEIVGMYQSALHPPGQADKYRQKFAAHIQQGQTTDFDAEVIRKDGTVVPVSISASTLSMRGRHLILGLFRDISELKKAEAEKKLLEEKAKLASHLASIGGMAAGIAHEVNNPLTGVLGFSEILMRKDLPEAIRKDVEIIHRGAQRAASILNRMLTFARQRKAERTFTSINEIIETTLELRAYEMETNNIRATRQLDPELPGTMADATQLQQAFLNMIMNAETAIRDAHRRGNIVVRTETVHGAIRITFQDDGVGIQPENMGKIFDPFFTTREVGKGTGLGLSVCHGIIAEHGGRIYAESEPGRGTSFNVELPIVAGEKPIDLPWPADQPPKVPGARVLVVDDEPLVRELLGQELAGEGYRVETVDGAAAALDRLRGDDYHLLLLDIKMPGMSGIELYQQTCKLKPSLASRVIFITGDTMSPDTREFLSQAKVPYIAKPFSLEKLKWEIRAVLRHATIAHEYVR